A part of Gambusia affinis linkage group LG19, SWU_Gaff_1.0, whole genome shotgun sequence genomic DNA contains:
- the LOC122821958 gene encoding interferon-induced very large GTPase 1-like yields MNTHDAQHLENSDKKVQEGIENMSASNADEETESDNEFQDAVESLNEDDNCISSLVEVNPGQCQSTEKVGQKKKSGTETRGHVDVKGSQMNDEDGGKKSGINIVSCQPSQKSKILQHSSTQPPTVSGTPNINGSKEKPLCSSSEEEKQILLKETGMLFQRLELQDKFQTKLSPAEFLQIGPPIKQTNEIYGNNLAYAFLQRLMMLDYRARYIPVQQITLDVSDSEALQVSKSSDTEKGDFDALYSTNTESDQSNNNNNHVHPMDVQMAVFHCSDSFLKQKIITKLSQCQYALPLLVPDPHTTYIECPLWTFRQITKTWKISTKKENATTVTMKSMPIYKADTPMVSFFRLGSMSLSKSQLMNDLINDRHDTFFHRNCKGSTKSRYLMDGVAEIAWYCPAGKDNDFFTDCIAFCNLHGDSLANVKQREILTEMSSVIVVLVPTLEKCQESSAVIETLYKSSKPLIILSADNDCPAVQMKPQKYKLGLKERSQSDVSEELKKIIKSLLSGPHTSFRLETMAKISGVKVDEDQKVCQNGKSAAMEIIELIERMDIAKIKDTFLPCQGQLWSNWCKINKELHHLKGDIEKEKGQKSHQLMKLREKQCKVSNVSNSKLMRLFTQSLKSLPPKEREYFLTWTQILIDALSTDDLSSILQNYDETWSEVLVLKNKHDKSAQLKHKQTELELLSQKLQSATFGLEHIFREMGQIYEAHKSLKKPLLDKQHDWTKYPELAADLMISGHPMELMDGDAGHVPLIWISNLLQEVIKKLGDPRVFVLSVLGVQSSGKSTMLNAMFGLQFAVSAGRCTKGAYMQLVKLSEEIKNKYQFDYILVVDTEGLRALELADNATLHHDYELATFVVGLGNMTLINIFGENLADMQDVLQIVVQAFMRMKKVELSPSCVFVHQNVTDITAVEKNMDGKRRLQEKLDKMTQLAAKEEGCDVECFSDVIAFDVQEDVKYFAQLWEGSPPMAPPNPGYSESIQELKSIILSKAKQSTGITLSHFSTKIQDLWNALMNEHFVFSFKNTQEIAIYRKLEVQYGKWTWALRSEMLNIENQLYPRIEKGQLDKVEPSYLNKEMAKTYEEVTKSMTAYFEDDKDKEMLVQWRGRFENKIKEFHEELVRGVKRKLDEVIQQNNARKMLDNKKTEFENNLLQKSKELAHESKAMGEKEEDLKKQFNTVWSHWVKELTSDTKPIENISLEEDQQLVLQDLGVEWGLIDESKRNKKYRNLSERGDYSDYITQKKSIGGVWKSVKKTFVPHEDQKLIRSFINEVEQKCLEAIKSKPVATRGYRSTYLQELAKNIKQRVTEFESLNKFTFKKEFTVDLSLYVFDRAEGWLLNAHKIYRDNNDELTYLDNKKNEYYNIFRSFCKGSSSTVVFGEIICGKLKVSAAEAVCNKTGVDIAGEMMCSFPAFSENRLNLEKHVLASLAEKEDFSRFTTYIRNPRAQVEAFIKEEVKKYMFTTQKVKAQTILKKNVEDITRVISQALFEATKPDGKGNIEMWVEEFSSKLKPKLTLDTISCQNFSDTNNFEFLKEEIEKGLKSITTEMSKLSLEKVNDCRQKPDQILIDQLCNCCWERCPFCAAVCTNTLKDHSPEKHSVPFHRPSGVEGWHVRGTVELVIDFCTTLVASDRRFYPNADSKEAVPFKQYPTAGEKYASWSITADASMLPYWKWFICHFQKQIEDYYNMKFQGSGEIPQQWKNFSKKDAIESLNEMFSL; encoded by the exons ATGAATACCCATGACGCTCAACACTTAGAGAACAGTGACAAAAAGGTTCAAGAAGGGATTGAAAATATGTCAGCAAGCAATGCAG ATGAAGAGACAGAGAGTGATAATGAATTTCAG GATGCTGTTGAGTCTTTGAATGAGGATGACAACTGCATATCCAGTTTGGTAGAAGTCAATCCTGGACAATGTCAATCAACAGAAAAAG TGggacaaaagaagaagagtgGAACTGAAACTAGA ggacatgttgatgttaaaggCTCACAGATGAATGatgaagatggaggaaaaaagtcTGGAATCAACATTGTTTCTTGCCAACCAAGCCAGAAAAGCAAAATTCTACAACATTCATCCACACAACCTCCCACTGTGTCTG GTACCCCTAATATCAATGGATCAAAAGAAAAG CCATTATGCAGTtcttctgaagaagaaaaacaaatacttctAAAAGAGACTGGAATGCTGTTTCAAAGGCTTGAACTTCAGGACAAATTTCAAACAAAGTTGTCACCAGCAGAATTTCTTCAAATAGGTCCACCAATCAAGCAGACCAATGAAATTTACGGAAACAATCTAGcttatgcttttcttcagagattAATGATGTTAGATTATAGAGCCAGATACATCCCTGTTCAACAAATAACTTTAGATGTAAGCGATTCAGAAGCTCTTCAAGTATCCAAAAGCAGTGACACAGAAAAAGGTGATTTTGATGCTCTTTATAGCACTAACACAGAGTCAGATcagtcaaataataataataatcatgtgCATCCAATGGATGTTCAAATGGCAGTATTTCACTGCTCAGACAGCTtccttaaacagaaaataatcacaaaGTTGTCACAGTGTCAGTATGCTTTACCACTGCTTGTTCCTGATCCTCACACAACATATATTGAGTGTCCTTTGTGGACATTCagacaaataacaaaaacatggaaaataagcacaaaaaaagaaaatgcaaccaCTGTCACCATGAAAAGCATGCCAATCTACAAAGCTGACACTCCCATGGTTTCATTTTTCCGACTGGGCTCCATGTCTTTGTCCAAATCTCAGCTGATGAATGACTTGATCAACGACCGCCACGACACATTCTTCCACAGAAACTGTAAAGGCAGCACCAAATCTCGTTATTTGATGGATGGCGTGGCAGAGATTGCCTGGTACTGccctgctggaaaagacaatgATTTCTTTACTGACTGCATTGCCTTCTGTAATCTTCACGGGGATTCTCTAGCAAATGTAAAACAGCGTGAAATCCTGACTGAAATGTCATCAGTCATTGTTGTTCTTGTGCCAACTCTGGAAAAATGCCAAGAAAGCAGTGCAGTTATAGAGACACTGTACAAGTCTTCAAAGCCTCTAATCATCCTCAGTGCAGACAATGACTGTCCTGCAGTTCAGATGAaaccacaaaaatacaaactgggTCTGAAAGAAAGAAGTCAGTCGGATGTTTCTGAAGAACtaaaaaagattataaaaagcCTTTTGTCTGGACCCCACACATCCTTCAGGCTGGAGACTATGGCCAAAATCTCTGGGGTCAAAGTGGATGAAGATCAGAAAGTCTGCCAGAATGGGAAATCTGCGGCAATGGAAATAATTGAATTGATTGAAAGGATGGACATTGCCAAAATCAAAGATACATTTCTTCCATGCCAAGGTCAACTTTGGTCCAACTGGTGCAAAATCAATAAAGAGTTGCATCATCTAAAGGGAGACATTGAGAAAGAAAAGGGCCAGAAGAGTCATCAGCTAATGAAACTACGAGAGAAACAGTGTAAAGTGTCTAATGTATCCAATAGTAAACTGATGAGGTTGTTCACTCAGAGCCTCAAGAGTTTGCCTCCAAAAGAAAGAGAATATTTCTTGACATGGACTCAGATCCTTATAGATGCCCTCTCCACAGATGATCTCTCTTCAATTCTCCAAAATTATGATGAAACCTGGTCAGAGGTCTTGgtcttgaaaaataaacatgacaaatctgctcaattaaaacacaaacaaacggAGCTTGAACTGTTGTCACAAAAGCTTCAATCTGCAACCTTCGGTTTGGAACACATCTTCAGAGAGATGGGACAGATCTATGAAGCCCATAAATCTTTGAAGAAACCATTGCTGGACAAACAACATGATTGGACCAAATACCCTGAGCTGGCTGCAGATCTGATGATATCAGGACACCCAATGGAGTTGATGGATGGGGATGCAGGCCATGTGCCTTTAATATGGATTTCTAATCTTTTACAGGAAGTCATCAAGAAACTTGGTGACCCGAGAGTTTTTGTGCTGTCAGTTCTGGGTGTACAAAGTAGCGGAAAGTCAACGATGCTGAATGCCATGTTTGGCCTGCAGTTTGCAGTCAGTGCTGGGAGGTGCACCAAGGGTGCCTACATGCAATTGGTTAAGCTGTCAGAGGAAATCAAGAATAAATACCAGTTTGACTACATTCTAGTTGTAGACACTGAAGGACTGCGTGCTCTTGAGTTAGCAGATAATGCTACCCTTCATCATGACTATGAActtgcaacatttgttgttggTCTGGGAAACATGACACTGATCAACATCTTTGGTGAAAATCTAGCTGATATGCAAGATGTCCTACAAATTGTTGTGCAGGCTTTCATGAGGATGAAGAAAGTCGAGCTTTCTCCAAGTTGTGTGTTTGTCCATCAGAATGTCACAGATATTACAGCAGTAGAGAAAAACATGGATGGAAAAAGACGTTTGCAGGAAAAACTGGACAAGATGACTCAACTTGCTGCCAAAGAGGAAGGATGTGATGTTGAGTGCTTCAGTGATGTCATCGCGTTTGATGTGCAAGAAGATGTGAAATACTTTGCTCAGCTGTGGGAGGGAAGTCCACCAATGGCTCCTCCAAATCCAGGTTATAGTGAGAGCATCCAAGAACTCAAGTCCATTATCTTGTCTAAAGCCAAACAGTCTACTGGAATCACTCTGTCACATTTCAGCACCAAAATTCAAGACCTGTGGAACGCTTTGATGAATGaacactttgtttttagtttcaaaaataCACAGGAAATTGCAATTTATAGAAAACTGGAGGTCCAATATGGGAAGTGGACTTGGGCCCTGAGGAGTGAGATGCTGAATATTGAAAACCAACTTTATCCCAGAATTGAAAAGGGCCAACTGGACAAAGTTGAACCCAGTTACCTTAATAAAGAAATGGCTAAAACATATGAAGAAGTAACAAAAAGTATGACGGCTTACTTTGAAgatgacaaagacaaagaaatgttGGTTCAATGGCGGGGCCGATTTGAGAACAAAATCAAAGAATTTCATGAGGAACTTGTGAGAggagtgaaaagaaaactggatgAAGTAATCCAGCAAAATAATGCTAGAAAAATGCTTGACAACAAGAAGacagagtttgaaaacaacCTACTCCAGAAGAGCAAAGAGCTTGCTCATGAGTCAAAAGCAATGGGAGAAAAGGAAGAGGACCtgaaaaaacaattcaacactGTTTGGAGTCACTGGGTTAAGGAATTAACCTCGGATACAAAACCCATCGAGAACATAAGCTTGGAGGAGGATCAGCAACTTGTCCTTCAAGATCTTGGTGTAGAATGGGGACTCATTGATGAgtcaaaaagaaataagaagTACAGAAATCTGTCAGAACGTGGTGATTATTCTGATTACATAACCCAAAAGAAGAGCATTGGAGGTGTCTGGAAATCAGTTAAAAAGACTTTTGTTCCACATGAAGATCAGAAACTGATCAGATCATTCATTAATGAGgttgaacaaaaatgtcttgAGGCCATTAAGAGCAAACCTGTTGCAACAAGAGGTTACAGGTCAACCTACTTGCAGGAACTTgccaaaaatatcaaacaaagaGTGACAGAGTTTGaatcattaaacaaatttacattCAAGAAGGAGTTTACAGTTGACCTTTCACTGTATGTGTTTGATAGGGCAGAAGGTTGGCTCTTAAACGCCCACAAGATCTACAGAGACAACAATGATGAACTGACTTATTTGGACAACAAGAAAAATGAGTACTACAACATTTTCAGGAGCTTCTGCAAAGGAAGTTCATCTACTGTGGTATTTGGagaaattatttgtggaaaacttAAAGTCTCTGCCGCTGAAGCCGTCTGTAACAAGACTGGAGTTGATATTGCTGGAGAGATGATGTGCAGTTTCCCAGCATTCAGTGAGAACAGACTGAATTTAGAGAAGCATGTGTTGGCATCTCTGGCAGAGAAAGAAGACTTTAGCAGATTCACCACCTACATCAGAAATCCAAGAGCTCAAGTAGAGGCTTTCATCAAAGAAGAAGTAAAGAAATACATGTTCACAACACAGAAAGTTAAAGCCCAGACtatccttaaaaaaaatgtagaagacATCACCAGAGTCATCAGTCAGGCTTTATTTGAAGCAACAAAGCCTGATGGAAAAGGAAACATAGAAATGTGGGTGGAGGAATTTTCTAGTAAACTGAAGCCAAAGTTGACTCTTGACACCATTAGTTGTCAAAACTTCAGCGACACAAACAATTTTGAATTTCTCAAAGAAGAGATAGAGAAAGGCCTGAAAAGCATCACAACAGAGATGAGCAAACTCTCCCTGGAAAAAGTGAATGACTGCAGGCAGAAGCCTGATCAGATCCTGATTGATCAGCTGTGCAACTGCTGCTGGGAAAGGTGTCCATTCTGTGCCGCTGTTTGCACAAACACTTTGAAGGACCACAGTCCTGAGAAGCACAGTGTTCCTTTTCATCGACCGTCTGGAGTCGAAGGTTGGCATGTAAGAGGAACAGTTGAGCTGGTCATTGATTTCTGTACCACGTTAGTCGCAAGTGACAGACGCTTTTATCCTAATGCTGACTCGAAGGAGGCTGTTCCTTTTAAACAGTATCCAACTGCAGGAGAAAAGTATGCTTCTTGGAGCATTACAGCTGATGCCTCCATGCTGCCCTACTGGAAATGGTTCATCTGCCACTTTCAAAAGCAAATAGAAGACTACTATAATATGAAATTTCAGGGTAGTGGAGAAATTCCTCAGCAATGGAAAAACTTCAGTAAGAAGGATGCCATTGAAAGTCTGaatgaaatgtttagtttgtga